The following are encoded together in the Bicyclus anynana chromosome 2, ilBicAnyn1.1, whole genome shotgun sequence genome:
- the LOC128198852 gene encoding uncharacterized protein LOC128198852 → MMARPMLTRRAAAMEQQLQLKNALLEIKSLKQLNSDLLKEHDDNEEELRNIITKNSQLKSELAELHSTHSMVLEERSQLQEAVDTFNQCIRTYDEALAKISMLEDELNSAHKTIDDLQSQLQQFETQNTNNLYNELLASSTSVPAPMLCIDLTCDSPCATKTLAMPQSRYNLFNSHNKIKKYIKIKKFMKKTQKLIKFHSTNKKNLALRKERSLLIKKVNTYCSLLENSREKYENETQSLQHELNQMENNLQEITAKYELSQSQIHDQIIVAEELLALGTYNMARFESLSNKCQCSNQVPSVTQDCSSVLSNSGYIDLSQNVQCNNNVIPIPSTSDKNLSSHSFNLPKKAQKKTLIISDKLGKDFGSIMSQYLNHSVTNKCFPGASFNYLINSISTENVVGYSNVILMLGNSLKN, encoded by the coding sequence ATGATGGCACGTCCAATGTTAACTCGACGGGCAGCCGCAATGGAACAGCAACTCCAACTAAAAAATGCCCTACTGGAAATCAAGTCACTGAAACAACTAAATTCTGATTTGTTGAAGGaacatgatgataatgaagaggAACTGAggaatattattactaaaaactCACAATTAAAATCTGAGCTCGCCGAACTACACAGCACTCACTCTATGGTTTTAGAGGAGCGCAGCCAGCTTCAGGAAGCAGTTGATACATTCAACCAGTGTATACGGACTTATGATGAAGCCCTGGCTAAAATATCAATGTTGGAAGATGAACTGAACAGTGCACACAAGACAATTGATGACCTTCAGTCACAATTACAACAATTTGAAACACAAAATACGAACAATCTTTATAATGAACTGCTTGCCTCTTCCACATCAGTCCCGGCGCCAATGCTTTGCATTGATCTGACTTGTGACAGCCCATGTGCAACCAAAACTTTGGCTATGCCCCAATctaggtataatttatttaatagccacaataaaattaaaaaatacattaaaattaaaaaatttatgaaaaagactcaaaaactaattaaatttcatagtacaaataaaaaaaacctggctTTGAGAAAGGAACGgtcactattaattaaaaaagtaaacacttactgttctttacttgaaaattccagggaaaaatatgaaaatgaaactcAAAGTTTACAGCATGAACTAAATCAGATGGAAAATAACTTGCAGGAAATAACTGCTAAATATGAGTTGTCTCAAAGTCAGATCCATGATCAAATCATAGTGGCTGAAGAGTTGTTAgccttaggtacatacaatatgGCCCGTTTTGAGtcattaagtaacaaatgccAATGTTCAAATCAGGTACCTTCGGTTACTCAGGACTGTAGTAGTGTTTTATCTAATTCTGGATATATTGACTTGAGCCAAAATGtgcaatgtaataataatgttattccaaTTCCTTCAACCTCAGATAAAAATTTAAGTTCACATAGTTTTAATTTGCCAAAAAAGGCTCAAAAAAAGACtctaataatttctgataagttaGGTAAGGATTTTGGCTCCATTATGAGCCAATACCTAAACCATTCAGTGACTAATAAATGTTTTCCAGgggctagttttaattatttaataaatagtataagtacagaaaatgtagttggctactcaaatgtaattttgatgttagggaacagtttaaaaaattaa